The proteins below come from a single Myxocyprinus asiaticus isolate MX2 ecotype Aquarium Trade chromosome 28, UBuf_Myxa_2, whole genome shotgun sequence genomic window:
- the LOC127419165 gene encoding photoreceptor ankyrin repeat protein-like, whose amino-acid sequence MAEVKIMVHEDPNLGSGPDEDTSEFSVSESDLDSGSVLSDDSVLPIYEREEASGGPANTLYQACAKNNAAALRRVLDRGVRSDEVMELDINGRNGLMLAVSKGFVDVVYGLNQCPFLDINHQDNDGNTALMIAAQAGFETILTYILNFFSGVEMELRDNRGFTALLKAAMQGSDDCVASLLMAGADINVVDATRGKDIREWALKTGRFDTLHRLRRLNSRPQAEQFCEKFVPEWPDLKQLVAKTTASKSTGQKVAHRLKSTFSFSFPQDPQDNSIMDHMVRITTSIHSPLVVTGCRPLCPTSPPEIGKRRLAVPELMQMYSDKNLEKHVTRHSNGSISVSGTSVSSVSLASCCSDSERRGSVLSMASNGVRKFVPCSMAHRNSVFPAGCIPQIKVTKSGEPTPKKEKKKKKSKYHLEPPIWKYKEAKVERGKKEKEKAEQEKTKKETKKKVKK is encoded by the exons ATGGCTGAGGTTAAAATCATGGTGCATGAGGATCCAAATCTGGGCTCTGGTCCAGATGAGGACACCTCTGAGTTTTCTGTTTCAGAGAGTGATTTAGATTCCGGGAGCGTGCTGTCGGATGACTCTGTCCTCCCTATCTATGAGCGGGAAGAAGCCAGTGGAGGCCCTGCCAACACCTTGTACCAGGCCTGCGCCAAGAACAATGCGGCAGCCCTCCGCAGAGTTCTGGATAGGGGTGTTAGAAGTGATGAAGTCATGGAACTAGACATAAATGGCAGG AATGGTCTGATGTTGGCAGTCTCAAAAGGCTTTGTGGATGTTGTGTATGGACTGAACCAGTGCCCATTTCTGGATATTAATCACCAGGATAATGATGGCAACACTGCTCTCATGATCGCTGCACAAGCTG GTTTTGAAACCATCCTCACCTACATCCTGAACTTCTTCTCTGGGGTGGAGATGGAGCTCAGGGACAACCGAGGCTTTACCGCACTCCTCAAGGCAGCCATGCAGGGTAGTGATGACTGTGTGGCCTCACTGCTCATGGCTG GGGCTGACATTAATGTAGTAGATGCCACAAGGGGAAAGGATATACGAGAATGGGCTCTGAAAACAGGTCGCTTTGACACATTACACAGGCTTAGGCGACTGAACAGCAGGCCTCAGGCAGAACAGTTCTGTGAAAAATTTGTCCCAGAGTGGCCAGATCTGAAACAGCTAGTGGCCAAGACCACAGCCTCAAAAAGCACAGGACAGAAAGTCGCCCATCGCCTGAAGTCCACTTTCAGCTTCAGTTTTCCACAAGACCCCCAGGACAATAGCATCATGGACCATATGGTGCGAATTACCACCAGCATTCACAGTCCCTTGGTGGTCACTGGATGTCGTCCTCTGTGTCCCACAAGCCCACCAGAGATTGGCAAGAGACGCCTGGCTGTGCCTGAACTGATGCAGATGTACTCAGACAAAAACCTGGAGAAGCATGTGACACGGCACAGTAACGGCTCCATCTCTGTTTCAGGAACCTCTGTCTCTTCTGTCTCGCTGGCCTCCTGCTGCTCTGACTCGGAGCGGAGAGGCAGCGTGCTCTCAATGGCTTCTAATGGCGTCCGCAAGTTTGTCCCGTGCAGCATGGCTCATCGCAATAGTGTGTTCCCTGCTGGCTGCATCCCCCAAATCAAAGTGACCAAATCTGGAGAGCCAACACCCAagaaggagaagaagaagaagaaatccaAATATCATTTAGAGCCACCGATATGGAAGTACAAGGAGGCTAAAGTGGAGAGGGggaaaaaggaaaaggaaaaagcaGAACAAGAGAAGACTAAAAAGGAAACTAAAAAGAAggttaaaaaatga